The proteins below come from a single Chryseobacterium bernardetii genomic window:
- a CDS encoding peptide MFS transporter, which yields MSLTLDEIQNFKGKYPRQIWSLFFSEMWERFCFYGMRGMLVFFMISQLNFHEKEANLQYGATQAFVYAFTFVGGLFADKILGFRKSLFWGGLLMILGSLILATDPHKFFFLGIAFTVVGTGFFKPNISSMVGQLYKPNDSRADAGFSLFYAGINLGALLGGYLCIAIGKGEFLGNMIAEEMRWHIAFGLASVVMVVSLINFVFTQRRLGTIGLQPGHPLAETKSAPIPKWKEYGVYVLSLVFIPVIMTMVAKTEYTDYFMWTIGPLTLIYLFYEMSKVTAAERKKLWAALVFIIFSIIFWGIYEQSGGSLSIFAAKNLNKDLFGLDPNGVNNSGGAFFIIFLAPLVGLLWIWLNKRKIEPNTIIKFGLGFIFLGAGYYVLFATRLFADLQGITSLNFFTLALLIITLGELCLSPIGLSIMTKLSTKNLQGMMMGMWFLASAYGQYVAGIIGASLATAKEGSTNYDELITYTDGYKQLGLYAVIAGVVLILISPFVKKLMQDVK from the coding sequence ATGAGCTTAACTTTAGATGAAATACAAAATTTCAAAGGAAAATACCCCAGACAAATCTGGAGTCTGTTTTTCTCTGAAATGTGGGAACGTTTCTGTTTCTACGGAATGCGTGGAATGCTGGTCTTCTTTATGATCTCACAGCTTAACTTCCATGAAAAGGAAGCCAATCTTCAGTATGGTGCTACGCAGGCATTCGTATACGCCTTTACCTTTGTAGGCGGACTTTTTGCCGATAAAATTTTAGGATTCAGAAAATCGCTGTTTTGGGGCGGACTTCTGATGATCCTGGGAAGTTTAATTCTAGCCACTGATCCACACAAGTTCTTTTTTCTTGGAATTGCTTTTACCGTAGTGGGAACAGGCTTCTTCAAGCCTAATATTTCATCCATGGTTGGCCAGCTTTATAAGCCTAATGATTCAAGAGCAGATGCAGGATTTTCTTTGTTCTATGCTGGAATCAACCTTGGTGCATTATTAGGTGGTTATCTATGTATTGCTATTGGAAAAGGAGAATTCTTAGGAAATATGATTGCTGAAGAAATGAGATGGCATATTGCCTTCGGGTTAGCTTCAGTAGTAATGGTTGTAAGCTTAATCAACTTTGTATTTACTCAAAGAAGATTGGGGACTATAGGTTTACAGCCGGGGCATCCATTAGCTGAAACTAAAAGTGCTCCCATTCCAAAATGGAAAGAATATGGTGTTTATGTTCTTTCTTTAGTATTCATTCCAGTCATTATGACAATGGTTGCCAAAACAGAATATACAGATTATTTTATGTGGACGATCGGACCATTAACGCTGATCTATCTATTCTATGAAATGTCTAAAGTAACAGCTGCTGAACGTAAAAAACTTTGGGCAGCATTAGTATTCATCATCTTCTCTATTATTTTCTGGGGAATTTATGAGCAAAGTGGAGGTTCATTAAGTATTTTCGCCGCAAAAAACCTTAATAAAGATCTTTTCGGATTGGATCCGAATGGGGTGAATAATTCAGGAGGTGCCTTCTTTATCATTTTCCTTGCCCCATTAGTGGGTCTTCTTTGGATTTGGCTGAATAAGAGAAAAATTGAACCGAACACAATTATTAAATTCGGATTAGGATTTATTTTCTTAGGAGCTGGATATTATGTTTTATTTGCAACAAGATTATTTGCAGATTTACAAGGAATTACTTCACTGAACTTCTTTACACTGGCATTATTAATTATTACACTGGGGGAATTATGCCTCTCTCCTATCGGATTATCTATCATGACAAAGCTTTCCACCAAAAATCTTCAGGGAATGATGATGGGAATGTGGTTCCTTGCTTCAGCATACGGACAGTACGTTGCAGGAATCATTGGGGCCAGTCTGGCTACCGCAAAAGAAGGCTCTACCAATTATGATGAACTTATCACTTATACTGATGGATATAAACAATTGGGATTGTATGCGGTAATTGCCGGAGTGGTATTAATTTTGATATCACCGTTTGTGAAAAAATTAATGCAGGATGTAAAATAA
- a CDS encoding thioredoxin family protein, with translation MKKIVSIVLLLLLNLSFAQTKWMTIEEALKAQKENPKKILIDFYADWCGPCKIMDKKTYGHPILSQILNENFYPVKFNAEEKKSLEIFGRTFSNPNTEHKKGRNSLHEFTQYMNVGAVPSTVFLDEHGDPITILQGELSAKELEPYLELISKDLFKKIRTREQWEDYQKKFKSKIKE, from the coding sequence ATGAAAAAAATTGTAAGCATAGTTCTCTTATTATTATTAAATCTCAGTTTTGCACAGACAAAATGGATGACTATTGAAGAGGCTTTAAAAGCACAGAAAGAAAATCCTAAAAAGATTCTTATTGATTTTTATGCAGACTGGTGTGGCCCCTGTAAAATTATGGATAAAAAAACTTACGGGCACCCCATACTTTCGCAGATACTAAATGAGAACTTTTATCCTGTAAAATTTAACGCAGAAGAAAAAAAGAGCCTTGAAATTTTTGGGAGAACATTCTCCAATCCTAATACAGAACACAAAAAAGGACGAAATTCTTTACATGAATTTACTCAATATATGAATGTAGGCGCCGTTCCGAGCACTGTATTTTTGGATGAACACGGTGATCCTATTACAATTCTTCAGGGAGAATTATCTGCCAAAGAACTGGAACCTTATCTGGAACTGATCTCAAAAGATCTGTTTAAAAAAATCCGCACCAGAGAACAGTGGGAAGATTACCAGAAAAAGTTCAAATCTAAAATCAAAGAATAA
- a CDS encoding response regulator has translation MNKEFLNVIVADSDENTLIFFKNIFKELKISIKVQCFNNGENLMEYLNNYDAVVPEIVFINYTIPGKDAIGCIDEIKNNSKFSNMVTAIYTEEISENEIEETFVKGNNIFMRKPSDFGTLKKVLTEIITINWQYYTSGLNKDNFILKI, from the coding sequence ATGAATAAAGAATTTCTGAACGTAATTGTAGCAGATAGCGATGAAAACACCTTAATTTTTTTTAAAAATATATTCAAAGAACTGAAAATCTCTATAAAAGTTCAATGTTTCAACAATGGGGAAAATCTGATGGAGTATCTTAACAACTATGATGCTGTAGTACCTGAAATCGTTTTTATTAATTATACTATTCCCGGGAAAGATGCAATCGGTTGTATTGATGAGATTAAGAATAATTCAAAGTTCAGCAATATGGTTACGGCTATTTATACGGAAGAAATCTCTGAGAATGAAATTGAAGAGACCTTTGTAAAAGGAAACAATATCTTTATGAGAAAACCTTCCGATTTCGGAACTTTAAAGAAGGTGCTTACAGAGATTATTACGATAAATTGGCAGTATTATACTTCAGGATTGAATAAAGATAATTTTATTCTAAAGATATGA
- a CDS encoding helix-turn-helix domain-containing protein translates to MKMYVKFDFNALCKKVLDEKLKEHGLKYRLLNFGEVEFYEPFTQEQHNLFKKNLGDYGIEIIESQKTALVQKIKDAIVELVFSEEIIPVKASIYISEKLNHSYGYLSNLFSEVAYTSIENFIILQKIEHAKALIIRNKQSLTEIAHKLNYSSVAHLSTQFKNTTGITPSQFQKIIGQRRKAQSMVINPKVQYE, encoded by the coding sequence ATGAAAATGTACGTTAAATTTGATTTCAATGCTCTTTGTAAAAAAGTATTGGACGAAAAACTGAAGGAGCACGGGCTTAAATACCGGTTGCTGAACTTCGGGGAGGTAGAGTTCTATGAACCCTTTACTCAGGAGCAACATAATCTTTTCAAGAAGAATCTTGGTGATTATGGTATTGAGATCATAGAAAGCCAGAAAACGGCTTTGGTACAGAAAATAAAAGATGCCATTGTGGAACTTGTCTTTTCTGAAGAGATTATTCCCGTAAAAGCTTCCATTTATATTTCTGAAAAACTGAATCATAGCTATGGATATCTTTCCAATCTGTTTTCAGAAGTTGCTTATACTTCCATAGAGAATTTTATCATTCTTCAGAAAATAGAGCACGCAAAAGCTTTAATCATTAGAAATAAACAAAGTCTTACAGAAATTGCCCATAAACTGAATTATTCCAGCGTGGCGCATTTAAGTACTCAATTTAAAAATACGACAGGAATTACACCTTCACAGTTTCAAAAGATCATAGGACAAAGAAGAAAAGCCCAAAGCATGGTAATAAACCCTAAAGTGCAGTATGAATAA
- the recG gene encoding ATP-dependent DNA helicase RecG, whose amino-acid sequence MTLETSIEYVKGIGPERAKLIKNVLGLSTVEDMLNFYPIRYLDKSKIYKISQLHEETSQEIQFKGKITQVQEIQTGKTKRLTAKFNDDTGSMDLVWFQYSKWLKEQLPINREVYIFGKINVFNRQFSMPHPEIEAEEKKESETRLKPIYPSSEKLTKRGLNQRFFQNALRNICREIPNLIEENFPEYLMKTFKFMSRQHAFLNVHFPKDQEHFDKADFRLKFEESFFFQLGYGLKKLHHKTLSYGNPFPIIGDHFNNFYENHLPFELTGAQKRVLKEIRMDMKRPVQMNRLLQGDVGSGKTMVALLTMLIAMDNGFQSCMMAPTEILAQQHYNGIKELLDKTGINVRLLTGSTKAKERKIIHEELESGTLSILVGTHAVLEDKVKFKNLGLAIIDEQHRFGVAQRAKLWAKNKIPPHILVMTATPIPRTLAMSFYSDLDVSVIDEMPVGRKPIITAHRREKDRLYVYNFCKDEIKKGRQVYFVYPLIEESETLDYKNLMEGLEHVMDFFSDYNVTMLHGKMKPDEKDAAMAYFASGKAEIMVATTVIEVGVNVPNASVMVIESSERFGLSQLHQLRGRVGRGAEQSYCILMTSDKLSKESRTRIKTMTETNDGFKISEVDMQLRGPGDILGTQQSGVVDFKRLDLVNDSAIIKTTKNTVDKILEADPMLARQDNMIIKNYYIKYYKGKNKWSKIS is encoded by the coding sequence ATGACTTTAGAAACTTCCATAGAATATGTAAAAGGAATAGGTCCGGAAAGAGCCAAACTCATTAAAAATGTGTTGGGGCTGTCTACTGTAGAAGACATGCTGAACTTCTATCCTATCCGTTATCTGGATAAAAGTAAAATCTATAAAATATCTCAGCTTCACGAGGAAACCAGCCAGGAGATCCAGTTTAAAGGAAAAATTACCCAAGTTCAGGAAATTCAGACCGGGAAAACCAAGAGATTAACAGCTAAATTCAATGATGATACGGGGAGTATGGATCTGGTTTGGTTTCAGTATTCAAAATGGCTTAAAGAACAGCTTCCCATTAACCGTGAAGTTTATATTTTCGGGAAAATTAATGTCTTTAACCGGCAGTTCTCGATGCCACATCCTGAAATTGAAGCAGAAGAAAAGAAAGAAAGTGAAACCCGCTTAAAACCTATTTATCCAAGTTCTGAAAAACTGACCAAAAGAGGCCTTAACCAGAGATTCTTTCAAAATGCTTTAAGAAATATTTGCAGAGAAATTCCTAATCTTATTGAGGAAAATTTCCCGGAATATCTGATGAAAACCTTCAAATTTATGTCACGGCAGCATGCTTTCCTGAATGTACATTTCCCTAAGGACCAGGAACATTTTGATAAGGCAGATTTCAGACTGAAGTTTGAAGAATCTTTCTTTTTCCAGTTAGGATATGGCTTAAAAAAGCTGCATCATAAAACACTGTCTTATGGTAATCCGTTTCCAATTATAGGTGACCATTTCAATAATTTCTATGAAAATCATCTTCCGTTTGAACTTACAGGTGCTCAAAAAAGGGTTTTAAAGGAAATCCGGATGGATATGAAAAGGCCTGTTCAGATGAACAGACTTTTACAGGGTGATGTAGGCTCCGGAAAAACTATGGTGGCTTTATTAACGATGCTTATTGCCATGGATAATGGGTTTCAAAGCTGTATGATGGCGCCTACTGAAATTCTTGCCCAGCAACATTATAATGGGATAAAAGAATTATTGGATAAAACAGGAATTAATGTCCGGTTGTTAACAGGTTCCACCAAAGCAAAGGAAAGAAAGATTATTCACGAAGAGCTGGAAAGTGGTACCCTTTCTATTCTCGTGGGAACCCATGCCGTTCTGGAAGATAAGGTTAAATTCAAGAATCTTGGTTTGGCTATTATTGATGAACAGCATCGGTTTGGTGTGGCACAACGGGCTAAACTTTGGGCTAAAAACAAGATTCCGCCTCATATTCTGGTGATGACGGCAACTCCTATTCCAAGAACCTTGGCGATGAGCTTCTATTCTGATCTGGATGTTTCTGTTATTGATGAAATGCCGGTGGGACGAAAACCGATCATTACAGCTCACAGAAGGGAAAAAGACAGGTTGTATGTATATAACTTCTGTAAAGATGAGATCAAGAAAGGAAGACAGGTTTATTTTGTCTACCCTCTCATTGAAGAGTCTGAAACATTAGATTATAAAAATCTGATGGAAGGTCTGGAACATGTTATGGATTTCTTCTCAGATTATAATGTTACCATGCTCCATGGAAAGATGAAACCGGACGAAAAGGATGCTGCCATGGCTTATTTTGCTTCAGGAAAGGCTGAAATTATGGTGGCAACTACTGTTATTGAAGTAGGAGTAAATGTCCCGAATGCTTCGGTAATGGTTATTGAAAGTTCTGAGAGGTTTGGTCTTTCACAGCTTCATCAGCTCAGAGGACGTGTAGGAAGAGGGGCTGAACAGAGTTACTGTATTCTGATGACCTCCGACAAATTGTCAAAGGAAAGCAGAACCCGAATTAAAACTATGACTGAGACTAATGATGGCTTTAAGATTTCCGAAGTTGATATGCAGCTTCGCGGCCCCGGCGATATTTTAGGAACCCAGCAAAGCGGTGTGGTAGATTTCAAAAGACTGGATCTTGTAAATGATTCTGCTATCATCAAGACCACTAAAAATACTGTTGACAAAATCCTTGAAGCAGATCCAATGCTGGCAAGGCAGGATAATATGATTATCAAAAATTACTACATTAAATACTATAAAGGAAAAAATAAGTGGAGCAAAATTTCATAA